A region from the Pelecanus crispus isolate bPelCri1 chromosome 11, bPelCri1.pri, whole genome shotgun sequence genome encodes:
- the LOC104030345 gene encoding LOW QUALITY PROTEIN: parvalbumin, thymic (The sequence of the model RefSeq protein was modified relative to this genomic sequence to represent the inferred CDS: inserted 2 bases in 1 codon; deleted 1 base in 1 codon) — MVYNLKYIYAXAQLCWRHAASTFLPTDCFLIQSRRPQSSTMAITDILSSKDIESALSSCQADDSFDYKSFFSTVGLTSKTPDQIKLVFGILDQDKSGFIEEEELQLFLKNFSSSARVLTSAETKAFMTAGDTDGDGKIGVEEFQFLVKA, encoded by the exons ATGGTATACAACTTAAAGTATATATATGC agctcagctctgctggagacACGCAGCAAGTACGTTCCTCCCAACC GATTGCTTCCTTATCCAGTCAAGAAGACCACAAAG ttcaaCAATGGCCATCACTGACATCCTTTCTTCTAAAGATATTGAatctgctctctccagctgccagg ctGACGATTCCTTCGACTATAAGTCTTTCTTCTCCACGGTTGGTTTAACCAGCAAAACTCCTGATCAGATAAAGTTAGTTTTTGGAATCCTTGATCAGGACAAGAGTGGTTTCATTGAAGAAGAGGAGCTTCA GCTGTTTCTGAAGAATTTCTCTTCGAGTGCCCGAGTTCTCACCTCTGCGGAGACCAAGGCTTTTATGACTGCAGGTGACACTGATGGTGATGGCAAAATTGGAGTGGAAG